A region from the Arthrobacter gengyunqii genome encodes:
- the guaB gene encoding IMP dehydrogenase → MSQQSTEHDPFGFIGLTYDDVLLLPGPTDVIPSEADTSSRLSKRITVHTPLLSAAMDTVTESRMAIAMARQGGLGVIHRNLSIADQAEHVDRVKRSESGMITNPVTISPDATLQELDDLCAHFRVSGLPVVDPDNKLLGIVTNRDTRFIPRADYPRRKVSEVMTRMPLITGRVGISAEETVELLGKHRIEKLPLVDDDGRLQGLITVKDFDKAEQYPLATKDEEGRLRVGAAIGFFGDGYERAMTLVDAGVDILVVDTANGHSAGVLDMIARLKKDPAVAHVDIIGGQAATREGAQALIDAGADAIKVGVGPGSICTTRVVAGVGVPQITAIYEAAKAAIPAGVPVIADGGLQYSGDIGKAIVAGADTVMLGSLLAGSAESPGDLVFVNGKQFKSYRGMGSLGAMQSRGKNTSYSKDRYFQADVPSDEKLIPEGIEGQVPYRGPLSAVAHQLVGGLRQTMFYTGARTIEELKQKGKFVRITPAGLKESHPHDIMMTAEAPNYGTRR, encoded by the coding sequence TTGAGCCAGCAGTCCACAGAGCATGACCCGTTCGGCTTCATCGGCCTGACCTACGACGACGTCCTGCTGCTGCCCGGCCCCACGGATGTCATTCCGTCCGAGGCGGACACCTCCTCCCGCCTGTCCAAGCGAATCACCGTGCACACCCCGCTGCTTTCCGCTGCCATGGACACGGTGACCGAATCCCGGATGGCGATTGCCATGGCACGCCAGGGCGGACTCGGTGTCATCCACCGGAACCTGTCCATCGCTGACCAGGCCGAGCACGTTGACCGCGTCAAGCGCAGCGAGTCGGGCATGATCACCAACCCGGTCACCATCTCCCCGGATGCCACCCTGCAGGAGCTGGACGACCTGTGTGCCCACTTCCGTGTTTCCGGACTGCCGGTCGTGGACCCCGACAACAAGCTGCTGGGTATCGTGACCAACCGCGACACCCGTTTCATTCCGCGTGCCGACTACCCCCGCCGCAAGGTCAGCGAAGTCATGACCCGCATGCCGCTGATCACCGGCCGCGTGGGCATCAGCGCCGAAGAAACCGTGGAACTGCTGGGCAAGCACCGCATCGAGAAGCTGCCTCTGGTGGACGACGACGGCCGCCTGCAGGGCCTGATCACGGTCAAGGACTTCGACAAGGCCGAGCAGTATCCGCTGGCCACCAAGGATGAGGAAGGCCGGCTGCGCGTGGGTGCGGCTATCGGCTTCTTCGGCGACGGCTACGAGCGTGCCATGACCCTCGTTGACGCCGGCGTGGACATCCTCGTCGTGGACACCGCCAACGGCCACAGCGCCGGCGTGCTGGACATGATCGCCCGCCTGAAGAAGGACCCCGCGGTTGCGCATGTGGACATCATCGGCGGCCAGGCAGCCACCCGCGAAGGTGCCCAGGCCCTGATCGACGCCGGCGCCGACGCCATCAAGGTGGGTGTGGGACCCGGTTCCATCTGCACCACCCGCGTGGTGGCCGGAGTGGGCGTTCCCCAGATCACCGCCATCTACGAAGCAGCCAAAGCCGCCATCCCGGCCGGCGTGCCGGTGATCGCCGACGGCGGCCTCCAGTACTCGGGCGACATCGGCAAGGCCATCGTTGCCGGCGCAGACACCGTCATGTTGGGCAGCCTGCTGGCAGGCTCCGCCGAAAGCCCCGGGGACCTGGTGTTCGTCAACGGCAAGCAGTTCAAGTCCTACCGCGGCATGGGTTCGCTGGGCGCCATGCAGAGCCGCGGCAAGAACACGTCCTACTCCAAGGACCGCTACTTCCAGGCTGACGTCCCCAGCGACGAAAAGCTGATCCCGGAAGGCATCGAAGGCCAGGTTCCGTACCGCGGTCCGCTGTCCGCCGTCGCCCATCAGCTGGTGGGCGGCCTGCGCCAGACCATGTTCTACACCGGCGCCCGCACCATCGAAGAGCTGAAGCAGAAGGGAAAGTTCGTCCGGATCACTCCGGCAGGGCTGAAGGAATCCCACCCGCACGACATCATGATGACGGCGGAGGCGCCTAACTACGGCACCCGCCGCTAG
- the groL gene encoding chaperonin GroEL (60 kDa chaperone family; promotes refolding of misfolded polypeptides especially under stressful conditions; forms two stacked rings of heptamers to form a barrel-shaped 14mer; ends can be capped by GroES; misfolded proteins enter the barrel where they are refolded when GroES binds), protein MAKQLEFNDSARRSLEAGVDKLANTVKVTLGPRGRNVVLAKTWGAPTITNDGVTIAREVELDDPYENLGAQLAKEVATKTNDVAGDGTTTATVLAQALVKEGLRNVAAGAAPGQLKRGMETAVEAVAARLLENAKEVEGNQVAHVAAISAQSMEIGELLAKAFDTVGKDGVITIEESSSTQTELVITEGMQFDKGYLSPYFVTDPERQEAVLEDALILINSGKISSVAEFLPLLEKALGTSKPLFIIAEDIEGEALSTLVVNKIRGTLNVVAVKAPGFGDRRKAMMQDIATLTGAQVVSPDLGLKLDQVGLEVLGSARRITVTKDSTTIVDGTGSEADVADRVAQIRAEIERTDSDWDREKLQERLAKLSGGIGVIKVGAATEVELKEKKHRIEDAVSSTRAALEEGIVAGGGSALVHAAKALDTDPEVLKLEGDAATAVGLVRRALAQPLRWIAENAGSEGMVVVAKVTDLEVNNGFNAATGVYENLIEAGIIDPVKVTRSALRNAASIAALVLTTEALVVEKPADDEEDHGHQH, encoded by the coding sequence ATGGCAAAGCAATTGGAGTTCAACGACTCCGCCCGCCGCTCGCTGGAGGCCGGCGTCGACAAGCTGGCCAACACCGTCAAGGTGACCCTCGGCCCGCGCGGCCGCAACGTAGTGCTCGCCAAGACATGGGGCGCTCCCACCATCACGAACGACGGCGTGACCATCGCCCGTGAAGTCGAGCTGGATGATCCGTATGAGAACCTCGGCGCCCAGCTGGCCAAAGAAGTAGCCACCAAGACCAACGATGTTGCCGGCGACGGCACCACCACGGCCACCGTCCTGGCCCAGGCCCTGGTCAAGGAAGGCCTGCGCAACGTTGCTGCAGGTGCCGCTCCGGGCCAGCTGAAGCGCGGCATGGAGACGGCTGTGGAAGCGGTGGCTGCACGGCTGCTGGAAAACGCCAAGGAAGTTGAAGGCAACCAGGTTGCCCATGTAGCTGCGATCTCCGCTCAGAGCATGGAGATCGGCGAGCTGCTGGCCAAGGCTTTTGACACCGTCGGCAAGGACGGCGTCATCACCATCGAGGAATCCTCCTCGACGCAGACCGAACTGGTCATCACCGAGGGCATGCAGTTCGACAAGGGTTACCTGTCCCCGTACTTCGTGACCGATCCGGAACGCCAGGAAGCCGTCCTCGAAGACGCGCTGATCCTGATCAACTCCGGCAAGATCTCCTCGGTTGCAGAGTTCCTGCCGCTGCTCGAAAAGGCGCTGGGAACCTCCAAGCCGCTGTTCATCATCGCCGAAGACATCGAAGGCGAAGCCCTGTCGACCCTGGTGGTCAACAAGATCCGCGGCACCCTGAACGTGGTTGCCGTGAAGGCTCCGGGCTTCGGCGACCGCCGCAAGGCCATGATGCAGGACATTGCCACCCTCACGGGTGCGCAGGTTGTCTCTCCGGACCTGGGCCTGAAGCTGGACCAGGTTGGCCTTGAGGTGCTGGGCTCCGCCCGCCGCATCACGGTCACCAAGGACAGCACCACCATTGTTGACGGCACCGGCTCGGAAGCCGATGTGGCGGACCGTGTGGCCCAGATCCGTGCCGAAATCGAACGCACGGACTCCGACTGGGACCGTGAGAAGCTGCAGGAACGCCTCGCGAAGCTCTCCGGCGGAATCGGCGTCATCAAGGTCGGTGCAGCCACCGAGGTGGAGCTGAAGGAAAAGAAGCACCGCATCGAAGACGCTGTGTCCTCGACGCGTGCCGCTCTGGAAGAGGGCATTGTGGCCGGCGGCGGTTCCGCGCTGGTTCACGCTGCGAAGGCCCTGGACACGGATCCGGAGGTGCTGAAGCTGGAAGGCGACGCCGCCACCGCCGTGGGCCTGGTCCGCCGCGCCCTGGCGCAGCCGCTGCGCTGGATCGCCGAGAATGCCGGTTCCGAAGGCATGGTTGTTGTTGCCAAGGTCACCGACCTCGAGGTCAACAACGGTTTTAATGCCGCAACGGGCGTCTACGAGAACCTGATCGAGGCCGGCATCATTGACCCGGTCAAGGTCACTCGTTCAGCTCTGCGCAACGCCGCCTCCATCGCCGCGCTGGTCCTCACCACCGAAGCTCTTGTGGTGGAGAAGCCTGCCGACGACGAAGAAGATCACGGCCACCAGCACTAG
- the groES gene encoding co-chaperone GroES produces MSVSIKPLEDRIVVRPLEAEQTTASGLVIPDTAKEKPQEGEVVAVGPGRVDDNGNRVPVDVAEGDVVIYSKYGGTEVKHGGSEYLVLSARDVLAIVVK; encoded by the coding sequence GTGTCGGTCTCTATTAAGCCCCTTGAGGATCGTATTGTTGTCCGCCCCCTCGAAGCCGAGCAGACCACTGCTTCCGGCCTCGTCATCCCGGACACCGCCAAGGAAAAGCCCCAGGAGGGCGAAGTTGTTGCAGTAGGCCCCGGCCGCGTTGACGACAACGGCAACCGCGTTCCCGTGGACGTAGCCGAAGGTGACGTTGTCATCTACTCCAAGTACGGCGGAACCGAAGTCAAGCACGGCGGCTCCGAATACCTGGTGCTGTCCGCCCGCGACGTACTGGCCATCGTCGTTAAGTAG
- a CDS encoding siderophore ABC transporter substrate-binding protein — protein MKKTLKSRLVAGTALASLLALSACGSDTSASADATADASEPTTVTVEHTQGTTEVPVNPETVYTFDLGALDTLDALDIEVDGVPAANFPESLSKYGSDDYAKIGSMKEPDFEAISAGAPDLIIMSGRTADSYEEFSKIAPTINLSTDAQDPWNSFVSNTEIIGEIFGKEAEVEDKLAALDTKVDETKAAAADAGNGLIIMTSGGEMTAYGEGSRFGLIHDVLGVATAADIKSEAQHGESVSFEYIAEINPDNLFVIDRDVAVGNAGEVASAVLDNELVMGTKAAKNDRITMLDSSSWYLVGYGLNNVDAMVSAVQDGIS, from the coding sequence GTGAAAAAAACCCTCAAGTCCCGCCTTGTCGCCGGGACCGCCCTCGCTTCCCTCCTGGCCCTGAGTGCCTGCGGGTCGGACACCTCGGCCAGTGCGGACGCGACCGCTGATGCCTCCGAACCCACTACGGTTACCGTTGAGCACACGCAGGGCACCACCGAAGTTCCGGTGAACCCGGAGACTGTTTATACGTTTGATCTCGGCGCACTGGACACCTTGGATGCCCTGGATATCGAGGTTGACGGCGTTCCCGCCGCGAACTTCCCCGAAAGCCTCTCCAAGTACGGCTCGGATGACTACGCCAAGATCGGCAGCATGAAGGAACCCGACTTCGAGGCCATCAGCGCCGGAGCTCCCGACCTCATCATCATGTCCGGACGCACGGCGGATTCCTATGAAGAGTTCTCCAAGATCGCCCCCACAATCAACCTCAGCACCGATGCCCAGGATCCGTGGAATTCGTTCGTCTCCAACACCGAGATCATCGGTGAGATCTTCGGCAAGGAAGCCGAGGTTGAGGACAAGCTCGCCGCGCTGGACACCAAGGTCGATGAAACCAAAGCAGCCGCTGCCGATGCCGGCAACGGCCTGATCATCATGACCAGCGGCGGCGAAATGACCGCTTACGGCGAAGGATCGCGCTTTGGCCTGATCCACGATGTCCTCGGTGTCGCCACTGCTGCTGACATCAAGTCCGAAGCACAGCACGGCGAATCCGTGTCCTTCGAATACATTGCCGAGATCAACCCGGACAACCTGTTCGTGATCGACCGCGACGTCGCCGTCGGCAACGCCGGTGAAGTTGCCTCCGCTGTCCTGGACAACGAACTCGTGATGGGTACCAAGGCGGCCAAGAACGACCGCATCACCATGCTCGATTCCTCCAGCTGGTACCTCGTGGGCTACGGCCTGAACAACGTTGACGCCATGGTCAGCGCTGTCCAGGACGGCATCTCCTAA
- a CDS encoding ABC transporter permease, translating to MTAVLSPTAPAPAGAAGVSGVSGRRRFLGPGAKLLLGGTSVLVLAVVSMFVGVSDVSLPGLLSGDEHAWDIFWISRVPRTLSIILAGMALSVAGLIMQLMARNKFVEPSTVGTVESASLGILVVTVFLPGASLFLKMSTATVFAMAGTALFLLVLRRIPLRNTLIVPLVGIMLGGVIAAVTTFFAYRFDLLQTLNSWMVGDFSGVLRGRYELLWIVGALTLIGYLAADRFTVAGMGQEFTTNLGLNYNRVMTLGLIIVSLISAVVVVSVGSVPFLGLIVPNLVSLMIGDNVRRAIPWVAIFGAGFVLACDIIGRTIRYPYEIPVGVIVSAIGSALFLYLLLRKRSARA from the coding sequence ATGACTGCAGTTCTCTCCCCCACAGCTCCGGCACCCGCCGGGGCTGCCGGTGTTTCCGGGGTTTCCGGCCGCCGCCGGTTCCTCGGCCCCGGAGCCAAGCTGCTGCTGGGAGGAACAAGCGTCCTGGTGCTTGCCGTTGTCAGCATGTTTGTCGGCGTGAGCGACGTTTCGCTTCCCGGCCTGCTGTCCGGTGATGAACACGCGTGGGACATCTTTTGGATCAGCCGGGTTCCCCGGACCCTGAGCATCATTCTTGCCGGGATGGCGCTGAGCGTCGCCGGTCTCATCATGCAGCTGATGGCCCGCAACAAGTTCGTTGAGCCGTCCACGGTGGGCACAGTGGAATCCGCTTCCCTGGGCATCCTGGTGGTAACGGTGTTCCTGCCGGGTGCCTCGCTGTTCCTCAAAATGTCTACCGCCACCGTCTTCGCCATGGCCGGAACAGCCCTCTTCCTGCTGGTCCTGCGCCGGATTCCGCTGCGCAACACACTGATCGTTCCCCTGGTGGGAATCATGCTTGGCGGCGTTATTGCTGCCGTGACCACGTTCTTTGCCTACCGGTTCGACCTGCTGCAGACCCTGAACAGCTGGATGGTCGGAGACTTCTCCGGTGTACTGCGCGGGCGGTACGAGCTGCTGTGGATAGTCGGTGCCCTAACCCTTATCGGCTACCTGGCAGCGGACCGCTTCACCGTCGCGGGCATGGGCCAGGAGTTCACCACCAACCTCGGCCTGAACTACAACCGGGTGATGACGCTTGGCCTGATCATCGTTTCCCTCATCAGCGCCGTCGTGGTCGTCAGCGTCGGCTCGGTCCCGTTCCTCGGGCTCATCGTTCCCAACCTGGTTTCGCTGATGATCGGGGACAACGTCCGCCGGGCCATTCCGTGGGTCGCCATTTTCGGTGCAGGGTTTGTCCTGGCCTGCGACATCATCGGCCGGACCATCCGCTACCCCTATGAAATCCCGGTCGGGGTCATCGTTTCCGCCATTGGCAGCGCCCTGTTCCTCTACCTGCTCCTGAGAAAGCGCTCCGCCCGTGCCTAG
- a CDS encoding iron chelate uptake ABC transporter family permease subunit, producing MPSSPVSALPSALTVQRRRPVRNLSPRFWIIALSVAAAALVVVFMTIDLRGNIGYVLPRRAVKVGSMILVAYAVGVSTVLFQTVTANRILTPSIMGFDALYVLIQTILVFTLGGGLVLAMSDPLRYGMEVALMVGFSFLLYRWLFTGGGKSLHLMLLVGIVLGTLFRGVSSLLQRLIEPSEFIILQDLFFASFNNVDGKLLGYSLVAAAAVSVPAWRLRHQLDVLSLGRETSINLGINHKRTVTLVLVICSVLVAVSTALVGPVTFFGLLVASLAYQLCSHFKHAAVVPIAVLLGIIALVGGQLVLERVFAFDTALSIVIEFVGGIVFLILLLKGSIK from the coding sequence GTGCCTAGCAGTCCCGTCAGTGCCCTTCCCTCCGCACTTACCGTGCAGCGCCGCCGTCCGGTGCGCAACCTCTCCCCCCGGTTCTGGATCATTGCGCTGTCCGTGGCGGCAGCCGCCCTGGTTGTGGTCTTTATGACCATCGATCTGCGCGGGAACATCGGCTATGTCCTTCCCCGCCGCGCCGTCAAGGTGGGCTCGATGATCCTGGTGGCCTACGCCGTCGGCGTCTCCACCGTGCTGTTCCAGACCGTCACCGCCAACCGCATCCTGACGCCCTCCATCATGGGCTTCGACGCCCTGTACGTGCTGATCCAAACCATCCTGGTGTTCACCCTCGGCGGCGGGCTTGTCCTCGCGATGTCCGATCCGCTGCGCTATGGCATGGAAGTTGCCCTGATGGTGGGATTCTCCTTCCTGCTCTACCGGTGGCTTTTTACCGGCGGCGGCAAATCCCTGCATCTGATGCTGCTGGTCGGCATTGTGCTGGGCACGCTGTTCCGGGGCGTGTCCTCGCTGCTGCAGCGGCTGATCGAGCCCAGCGAGTTCATCATCCTGCAGGACCTGTTCTTCGCGTCCTTCAACAACGTGGACGGCAAATTGCTCGGCTACTCGCTGGTCGCCGCCGCCGCCGTCAGCGTTCCGGCCTGGCGCCTGAGGCACCAGCTCGATGTGCTCTCCCTGGGCCGGGAAACCTCGATCAATCTGGGGATCAACCACAAACGCACAGTGACGCTGGTGCTGGTGATCTGCTCGGTGCTCGTTGCAGTGTCCACCGCACTGGTGGGGCCGGTTACCTTCTTCGGACTGTTGGTCGCGTCCCTGGCCTATCAGCTGTGTTCGCACTTCAAGCACGCCGCCGTTGTTCCCATCGCAGTGCTGCTGGGCATCATTGCCCTGGTGGGCGGCCAGCTGGTCCTTGAGCGCGTGTTTGCGTTCGATACAGCCCTGAGCATCGTCATTGAATTCGTCGGCGGGATCGTCTTTTTGATCCTGCTCCTGAAAGGCTCCATCAAATGA
- a CDS encoding iron ABC transporter ATP-binding protein, which translates to MISVNGVTKKYANATVVDEVSCHIKEGGVTSIIGPNGAGKSTLLSIISRLLPADAGTVTVDGLDVAKTPGKDLARKMAILRQDNHLTVRLTVRDLVGFGRYPHNGGRPTSVCREKIEQSLAFLDLSDLADRFVDELSGGQRQRAFIAMVLAQDTDYLLLDEPLNNLDMKHSVEMMRLLRRLTDELGKTVVLVIHDINFASCYSDDIIAMADGKLLHQGPPSMIMQPEVLKDIYEIDIRIEEIEGNRIGVYFA; encoded by the coding sequence ATGATCTCCGTCAACGGCGTCACCAAAAAATACGCCAACGCCACAGTCGTGGACGAGGTGAGCTGCCATATCAAGGAAGGCGGAGTCACCTCGATCATCGGTCCCAACGGGGCCGGCAAGTCCACACTGCTCTCCATCATCAGCCGTCTGCTCCCCGCCGACGCGGGAACCGTAACGGTGGACGGGCTCGACGTCGCGAAAACACCGGGCAAGGACCTGGCCCGAAAAATGGCCATCCTGCGGCAGGACAATCACCTCACGGTGCGCCTGACCGTGCGCGACCTGGTCGGCTTCGGCCGGTACCCGCACAACGGCGGGCGCCCGACGTCGGTGTGCCGGGAAAAGATCGAGCAGTCCCTGGCGTTCCTGGACTTGTCGGATCTGGCGGACAGGTTCGTAGACGAACTCTCCGGCGGCCAGCGCCAGCGTGCGTTCATTGCCATGGTGCTGGCCCAGGACACCGACTACCTGCTGCTCGATGAGCCGCTGAACAATCTGGACATGAAGCACTCCGTGGAAATGATGCGGCTGCTGCGCCGGCTCACCGACGAGCTCGGCAAAACGGTGGTGCTGGTCATCCACGACATCAATTTCGCTTCCTGCTATTCCGACGACATCATCGCCATGGCGGACGGCAAGCTCCTGCACCAGGGGCCGCCGTCCATGATCATGCAGCCGGAAGTCCTGAAGGACATCTATGAAATCGATATCCGGATTGAGGAGATCGAGGGCAACCGGATCGGCGTGTACTTCGCCTAG
- a CDS encoding MalY/PatB family protein, which produces MMKIVAEPLSVLRARTSYKWQTYPADVLPLFVAEMDYPLAEPVQQAIIARVLASDTGYIAGPEPVAQAFAGYAGRTWGWQVDPGDIRTTTDVSVAIVECLRQTVPVDGSVVITPPVYPPFYELPPEAEATVVEVPLLLTGTGWRLDLPALERAFARGADAMLLCNPHNPLGLVHSAETLRALADLSAKYGVAVISDEIHAPLTYDSEAFTPYLSVSEAAREFGICVTAASKAWNIAGTKCAVMVGSSDRTRLQLDSMPEEVSARTSILGLHASVAAYDDGGPWLAGVLDSLATNRELLAELLSAHLPEVIYRPPAAGYLAWLDFRGLGWGGDPAAIALEQGQVALEPGLKFGRHGTGFARLNFACSPEVLTEAVTRLAAVQARPAVGPLEP; this is translated from the coding sequence ATGATGAAGATCGTCGCCGAGCCGCTGTCCGTGCTGCGGGCCCGGACCAGTTACAAGTGGCAGACCTACCCGGCCGATGTCCTGCCGTTGTTCGTGGCGGAGATGGACTATCCGCTGGCCGAACCGGTGCAGCAGGCAATTATCGCCCGGGTCCTGGCCTCGGACACCGGCTACATAGCGGGGCCGGAACCCGTCGCCCAAGCCTTTGCCGGATACGCGGGGCGGACCTGGGGCTGGCAGGTGGATCCGGGGGATATACGGACCACCACCGACGTCAGTGTTGCCATCGTCGAATGCCTGCGTCAGACGGTGCCCGTGGACGGCTCGGTGGTGATCACTCCGCCGGTCTATCCGCCGTTCTATGAGCTGCCGCCGGAAGCCGAGGCCACAGTGGTGGAAGTTCCGCTGCTGCTCACGGGAACCGGTTGGCGGCTGGATCTTCCTGCACTGGAGCGTGCGTTCGCGCGGGGAGCGGATGCCATGCTGCTGTGCAACCCGCACAATCCGCTGGGCCTGGTGCATTCTGCCGAAACCCTGCGGGCGCTCGCGGATTTGTCCGCGAAGTATGGAGTCGCGGTGATCAGCGACGAAATCCACGCGCCGCTGACCTACGACTCCGAGGCGTTCACTCCCTATCTGTCCGTGTCTGAGGCGGCGCGGGAGTTTGGCATCTGCGTCACGGCAGCCAGCAAGGCGTGGAACATTGCCGGAACCAAATGCGCGGTGATGGTTGGCTCGAGCGACCGTACCCGCCTGCAACTGGATTCGATGCCCGAGGAAGTCTCGGCCCGGACCTCCATCCTGGGCCTGCATGCGTCGGTGGCGGCTTATGACGACGGCGGGCCGTGGTTGGCAGGGGTCCTGGACTCCCTGGCAACGAACCGGGAACTGCTGGCCGAGCTTCTGTCAGCGCATCTGCCCGAGGTTATCTACCGTCCCCCTGCGGCGGGCTACCTCGCGTGGCTGGACTTCCGGGGTCTCGGCTGGGGCGGGGATCCGGCGGCAATAGCCTTGGAACAGGGGCAGGTTGCGCTGGAACCGGGCCTGAAATTCGGACGTCACGGCACAGGCTTCGCACGGCTGAACTTCGCCTGCTCACCGGAGGTGCTGACGGAGGCGGTGACGCGACTGGCCGCAGTGCAGGCAAGGCCCGCCGTCGGGCCCTTGGAACCTTAG
- a CDS encoding class I SAM-dependent methyltransferase, whose amino-acid sequence MPDTSLAHVLSSEGWELLNSLGPYLESESFKLNTDLRKAGHSPEVVAAVLTQARLRMKARTKFGPFAEHMLFTAPGLEQATRLNVAALHAQRYVQAGLDKIADLGCGIGADSLALATLDRQVTAVELDEITAAAATINLMPWPNATVVQGAAEDFDLDGFDGVWLDPARRTTSTSGTTRIFDPEAFSPPLSFVESLADRGLPVGVKMGPGIPHEALPANCEAQWVSVDGDVTEATLWFNALRRDGVRRAALVIGPEGAAELTSPVDYDAGSQDVGIGPVDAYLYEPDGAVIRAGLVADVARSLGGHLLDPHIAYIGAPELLHTPFARAYRVLEVRPYNVKALKAWVKANGIGVLDIKKRGMSVTPEELRKQLLTGSGKGPNKATLVLTRLGEDRVAIVVEPVALPAA is encoded by the coding sequence ATGCCGGATACTTCCCTTGCCCATGTCCTGTCCTCCGAAGGCTGGGAACTGCTGAACTCCCTCGGCCCGTATCTGGAGTCCGAATCCTTCAAACTCAACACTGACCTGCGCAAGGCTGGGCATTCCCCCGAGGTGGTTGCCGCCGTCCTAACCCAAGCCCGGCTGCGAATGAAGGCGCGGACCAAGTTTGGACCGTTCGCGGAGCACATGCTGTTCACCGCCCCCGGTCTGGAACAGGCCACCCGGCTGAATGTTGCAGCCCTGCACGCCCAGCGCTACGTTCAGGCCGGTCTGGACAAGATTGCTGACCTGGGCTGCGGAATCGGCGCCGATTCCCTGGCGCTCGCCACCTTGGACCGGCAGGTCACCGCCGTCGAACTTGACGAGATCACTGCCGCCGCGGCCACCATCAACCTCATGCCCTGGCCCAACGCCACGGTGGTCCAGGGCGCCGCCGAGGACTTCGATCTGGACGGGTTCGACGGCGTGTGGCTGGATCCTGCCCGCCGCACCACGTCCACCTCCGGCACCACCCGCATCTTCGATCCGGAGGCCTTCTCCCCTCCGTTGTCCTTCGTGGAATCCCTGGCCGACCGCGGCCTGCCGGTGGGCGTGAAGATGGGCCCGGGCATTCCGCACGAGGCCCTGCCGGCAAACTGTGAAGCGCAGTGGGTATCAGTGGACGGTGACGTCACCGAGGCGACGCTGTGGTTCAATGCCCTGCGCCGCGACGGCGTCCGCCGAGCGGCCCTGGTGATTGGTCCCGAGGGTGCCGCGGAGCTCACCTCGCCGGTGGATTACGACGCCGGGTCCCAGGACGTGGGCATTGGTCCCGTGGACGCCTACTTATATGAGCCCGACGGCGCGGTGATCCGCGCGGGCCTCGTCGCCGACGTCGCGCGTTCCCTGGGCGGGCACCTGCTGGATCCGCACATTGCCTACATTGGTGCCCCGGAGTTGCTGCACACGCCGTTTGCCCGCGCCTACAGGGTGCTTGAGGTCCGCCCGTACAACGTCAAGGCCCTCAAAGCCTGGGTAAAGGCCAACGGAATCGGCGTGCTGGACATTAAGAAGCGCGGCATGTCAGTGACCCCCGAGGAACTGCGAAAGCAACTGCTCACCGGTTCCGGGAAGGGCCCCAACAAGGCAACCCTGGTGCTGACGCGCTTGGGCGAGGACCGGGTGGCCATCGTGGTGGAGCCGGTGGCGCTGCCCGCCGCGTAG
- a CDS encoding shikimate 5-dehydrogenase, with amino-acid sequence MPILNKDMTLCISLAARPSNIGTRFHNYLYDLLDLNFVYKAFAPADLAQAIAGVRGLPIRGCAVSMPYKEDVIALVDRLDPSAEAIQSVNTIVNDDGVLTAYNTDYLAIARLLRDHHVPASWSVLLRGSGGMAKAVAAALRDAGFTDVTIVARNEAAGRALADLYDFNWQPVQGESTADLLLNVTPLGMTGEHETVQAFTDPAIAAARTVFDVVALPAETPLITAARAAGKPVITGAEVIAIQAEEQFVLYTGVRPTAEQVREASEFSRA; translated from the coding sequence ATGCCCATCCTGAACAAAGACATGACCCTGTGCATCTCCCTCGCTGCCCGGCCGTCGAACATCGGAACGCGTTTCCACAACTACCTGTACGACCTGCTGGACCTGAACTTCGTCTACAAAGCGTTTGCTCCCGCGGACCTGGCCCAGGCCATCGCGGGTGTCCGCGGCCTGCCGATCCGGGGGTGTGCGGTGTCCATGCCGTACAAGGAGGACGTAATAGCACTCGTGGACCGGTTGGATCCTTCCGCGGAAGCTATCCAGTCGGTCAACACGATAGTGAACGACGACGGCGTCCTCACCGCCTACAACACCGACTACCTGGCCATCGCCCGGCTTCTGCGGGACCACCACGTGCCGGCGTCCTGGTCTGTGTTGCTCCGGGGATCGGGAGGCATGGCCAAGGCTGTTGCGGCAGCGTTGCGGGATGCCGGTTTCACGGACGTGACAATCGTGGCCCGCAACGAGGCTGCCGGGCGGGCACTCGCCGATCTTTACGACTTCAACTGGCAGCCCGTTCAGGGTGAAAGCACCGCGGACCTGCTCCTCAACGTCACGCCGCTGGGAATGACCGGCGAGCATGAAACCGTTCAGGCATTCACTGACCCGGCCATCGCTGCGGCACGCACAGTGTTCGACGTCGTCGCACTTCCAGCCGAAACGCCGCTCATCACTGCAGCCCGCGCCGCAGGAAAGCCCGTAATTACAGGTGCGGAAGTCATTGCCATCCAAGCAGAGGAACAGTTCGTGCTGTACACCGGGGTGCGGCCCACTGCGGAGCAGGTGCGGGAGGCCAGCGAGTTCTCCCGCGCGTAG